The Daphnia magna isolate NIES linkage group LG6, ASM2063170v1.1, whole genome shotgun sequence genome segment TTCTTCAAACTGCCTCAGAGGAGCTTGGTACTCCTAGGGATGGCCTTCTCTACAGCAGGAAAGCTGAGCTAAAGCAAAGACTTTTACAACTTATTCCCAATACACTGGCAATTCTAACTGGTATTCACGTTGTCCTCATTAGAACGATGTCCTCATTacttcaaaaatttcattgtttttcaGGATTACTTCAAACTATTTGGGAAAAGCGACCCCATTCCATAACAAGTACCCCACCTCCATCACCTACCAATTCTCTCCCAACCGAAATTTCTTCTCCGCGTCAGCATTTACCCACAGGAAAAAATCATTCACATTCTTTGAACAGTGAAATGGAACCTGTTGCTCGCCTTGCCCTCCAATGTCTGACTCATTTTTTTACATGGATTCCACTTTCAAGCCATGTAACCCCTCAACTGATGGAGTTAATTTTCCGCTTTGTTGGCATGGGCACTGAGGAGTCTCTACCTGTCATGAGTACATGCAACGGTATAGTGGTCAATCTGCTCAAAACCATCTGTGTTGTCttataaatttattaattatatatttttattctctCTCCTTCTTGGTCAGAACTTAGTGTCCCGGTTGTTGCGTTGGGAACGATAAACGAAATTCTTTACAAGAACTGCGTCCCGGCTGAATTTGAAAACTTTGTCGTTCTTCTATTCAACAATTGTTGTATCATTCTTCACCATTTCGTGAACGATTTAGCCAATGGTCACTTACCTCAGCAACCGCGTCCTCAGTAAGTTCAGCACTGATAGCTTTTAACCTCATCCGTTAAGGGTAAACTAACACCCGTTGCATTTCTTATGTTCTGCTCTTTAGATTTATGGAGAAACTTGTGGAGCTTGTCCATTTGTTGATGTCGAATCACTTACGCCGGCTGGAAGGTCGTCTCCTCCCACAGTTTAGCGTCCCACAGTTTCTCTcgctgttcttcacttttacATTCAAACAGGCCGACTGGGGTCGTTACGCATCTTGCCTTGACACTTGGCAAGTTTTTCTTAGTTATGTAAAGCAATCGTCGAATACCAGCGGAAGCCAACCGAGTTTAAATGGAGATACGCTAGCTGTACGGTATCAAGATTCCCTGGTAACTCTCAGCGAACACGTTCTCCGCAAGATACTCTTTTCTAGCAACGGCACTCAACTAGAGGAACTAGATGACGAGGCAATAGATGGCAATGTACGTATATTTCCGTTTCGGCTTGCATTAACTGCGTTGCTATATGTTGTGATGATTCATTTCGTGCAGATGGAAACGGAACGCCAAAAAATTCAACTTCAGTCCATAGAAATCTTTGTTACGGCCGGAGAATTAGTCCGAAATCAAACCCTTTCGTTATTGAATGAACCGTTTCAGCGATGCACTTCGGCCTATCGGTCATTGACATCTCTTTCTACCACGACTAACAATGTAGTTCGATTGGAATCAAAAGATCAGCTCAAAGAGATGCTGATGCTCCTGAGTGACCTTGCCATGTTGATACAACTTATCGGGCGCCTTTCTGAATTACATACCGGGCCCGACTATTGCACTCAGTAAGTATGGACTTGTCACTCAAGAATAACTGAAGATTTTGTAAATATTCCTCTTCTGCCATTAGTTTCGAAATGGGGAAAGCGCTTGTTGGAAAGCTTGTCGATTTGGCAACGTACGGATCATTGATGatcaatttaaattttgttggTCTTCCTGGAGATGAGCTTAAGTCAACCTTGTCGCTTGTGTGAGTAATACCGTTGACAGCATTAGATATTCTAAATTCGTCTAACTATGTGTTGTTTATAGACATGCACAAGTTTTGTCATCGTTGCAGGCATGGTGCCATTGGATATCGATCTGGGCTCACGGAGATGGTCCCAAAGAGCCTGTAAACTCACTAGTCGCCGCGCTTGTTGCTTCTGCAGTCGATGTTTTTAGTCCAACCTGGTCTAGTAGGGGAGTCGCTACGGGAAATTTAAAAGAGAATGGCCGGGAAAAAGTGTATCAGGCCGGATTGCAATTGCTCTCATCTGTCGTCAGTGTCATACGCACATCGAATTTATGGAATTGTCCTTCTTGGAACGAAATCTATCATTCTGTCTACGACATCGACTATCTTCCGCCTGCCGTATGTCCcccattttatttgatttttaaaatgtttaacaAGTTATTTAACGGGATGATGTTGTATTCGCTAGATTCATCGGCAATTGACACGCTGCGTCTTGGGTTCTGCCATCGTGACGTGGCGTAACTGCACCGTTGAAGAACAGCATTGGGAAGAACGGCAATCACGTCTTCAGTTGACTCTAGAGCGAGTAACCCAGGCTACTCGGATAATAGTGCAAGAATTAAGAAGAGAGCCATTGACTGCGCTCCTAGCACAAGGCAAGCCCATTGTCATATCGACGATTACTTTGCTGGCCGACTTAGCTGGTCTAGCTCGGGATGAAACTACTGCTTCAAAAGCCGCTTTGTATTCGGCTCTAGGTCCGTGGATTGAGCCAACCCTAATTCTGCTATCGTACTATATTCACGATGCTGGTACGTGTCAAGGCTTcacttttagtttttttaagaggaaatcaattttaatttttttttttttttcattccttcAGAGGTGACGGAAACCATTTTCCAATTTTACGTGGCCGTATTCGATAGCCTGTTAAGCCAGGTTGGAATAGCGCGCGCTGAAAAAGCAGTTCAAACATTTCTGGAAATATTCCAGCAACAGAATATCCAAGTGATCTTGCAGCAAGATAACTTGCATGGAATCCGAGCTGTGGAACAGTAGGTTTCCATAGCACTATGTCTTTTGATTGTTATTTGTAAATTTGCAATGTCATTTGCAGGCTCCTGCGGATTTTGCAGATTGTCGTACAAGAACCAGGCAACGCGTTCAAACGTTTTTTGCCCAACACCTTATCTCTGTGTTTGGACCACATCCATCCTTGTATCACACAGGTATATAGTGTTCTTCCGCTGAGTTTCTGCTATTTGATTGACCGTCGTTCGTATCTTCTCCATTTTCAGATAAATTCATCTGAAATCAAAGAGACGTTTTACCATTTGCTGACCCTCATTCTGCGTCACCATTGGCGTTCTTTTTTCAAAGGTATGAGCGTATTGTGTGTTGCGTATGTCGATCAAGCTTTAAACTATAAATTTGTATTCCCAAGGATCTGTGTTGACGACTTATGGGTCACGAGAATTGGATCGTGCCGAACAAATGGACAACCGACCACAGTTTATCGCCATCATGACTTCCTATGGACAGTCCTTCTTATTGCCTGATATAAcaatttttaagcaaaatctcGAGGCCCTCGAAAGCCTTCAATCAAAATGGAAACTATATCACAAGGTAAATTCAATTTGATCGAGTGTACTTTAATGGAACAATCGctgattcttttgttttgttgttaagGCTGTTTTCCGCGATGGAATTGCCAGCCAGTTTATGAGTACTCTACTGAATGTACTAACAAATGGATCGCACGAGCTTCTGAGAGAGGAAGTAGGGTTAGCCATTTATGCCATGGCTTCTCCCGATTTCGAAGTTTTCTTCCAGCAATTTCTTCCGACTTACCTCCTCAATTGCCAAGGGATTGAAGACTATCAGAGAATCGCACTTAAAAGTGCCTTTACCAACGATACGGTAAGCATTTTCTATCGTTTCTctcccttttatttattttttggtcgATGTTTTCGTTTTGCCAGCTGCTACTGATTCATTTCGCTGCATTGTTTATTAGGATCTCCCGTCTTTCACGCAAAACGTCCATCGATTTACAAATGATCTCCGATGTTTCCGTTCAACCAACATTTCCAGCGCAAGCCTATACCAATGTTGAAGGATCTAAATTGGGCCTGGTTAACTGCC includes the following:
- the LOC116924289 gene encoding exportin-6; the encoded protein is MDGSTSSLAALELYVNELFSGNASKEQIQKIHEALDNFSRQKGAWKDALYFLNQTTNPQTAMYSLTVLEGFITKGWNGLSSEEQLELRTTLYHWLLEKHQFAPYFIRNKAVQLVVHIARSDWPQKYPDFLNDVLMLVSSSNSSSTILGLLFLQTASEELGTPRDGLLYSRKAELKQRLLQLIPNTLAILTGLLQTIWEKRPHSITSTPPPSPTNSLPTEISSPRQHLPTGKNHSHSLNSEMEPVARLALQCLTHFFTWIPLSSHVTPQLMELIFRFVGMGTEESLPVMSTCNELSVPVVALGTINEILYKNCVPAEFENFVVLLFNNCCIILHHFVNDLANGHLPQQPRPQFMEKLVELVHLLMSNHLRRLEGRLLPQFSVPQFLSLFFTFTFKQADWGRYASCLDTWQVFLSYVKQSSNTSGSQPSLNGDTLAVRYQDSLVTLSEHVLRKILFSSNGTQLEELDDEAIDGNMETERQKIQLQSIEIFVTAGELVRNQTLSLLNEPFQRCTSAYRSLTSLSTTTNNVVRLESKDQLKEMLMLLSDLAMLIQLIGRLSELHTGPDYCTHFEMGKALVGKLVDLATYGSLMINLNFVGLPGDELKSTLSLVHAQVLSSLQAWCHWISIWAHGDGPKEPVNSLVAALVASAVDVFSPTWSSRGVATGNLKENGREKVYQAGLQLLSSVVSVIRTSNLWNCPSWNEIYHSVYDIDYLPPAIHRQLTRCVLGSAIVTWRNCTVEEQHWEERQSRLQLTLERVTQATRIIVQELRREPLTALLAQGKPIVISTITLLADLAGLARDETTASKAALYSALGPWIEPTLILLSYYIHDAEVTETIFQFYVAVFDSLLSQVGIARAEKAVQTFLEIFQQQNIQVILQQDNLHGIRAVEQLLRILQIVVQEPGNAFKRFLPNTLSLCLDHIHPCITQINSSEIKETFYHLLTLILRHHWRSFFKGSVLTTYGSRELDRAEQMDNRPQFIAIMTSYGQSFLLPDITIFKQNLEALESLQSKWKLYHKAVFRDGIASQFMSTLLNVLTNGSHELLREEVGLAIYAMASPDFEVFFQQFLPTYLLNCQGIEDYQRIALKSAFTNDTDLPSFTQNVHRFTNDLRCFRSTNISSASLYQC